One genomic region from Cucumis melo cultivar AY chromosome 9, USDA_Cmelo_AY_1.0, whole genome shotgun sequence encodes:
- the LOC103493239 gene encoding beta-galactosidase 7-like, with the protein MFKLQWLVAITLACLTFCIADNVSYDSNAIIINGERRIIFSGSIHYPRSTEAMWPDLIQKAKDGGLDAIETYIFWDRHEPQRRKYDFSGRLDFIKFFQLVQDAGLYVVMRIGPYVCAEWNYGGFPVWLHNMPGIQLRTNNQVYKNEMQTFTTKIVNMCKQANLFASQGGPIILAQIENEYGNVMTPAYGDAGKAYINWCAQMAESLNIGVPWIMCQQSDAPQPIINTCNGFYCDNFTPNNPKSPKMFTENWVGWFKKWGDKDPYRTAEDVAFSVARFFQSGGVFNNYYMYHGGTNFGRTSGGPFITTSYDYNAPLDEYGNLNQPKWGHLKQLHASIKLGEKILTNGTRSDQNFGSSVTLTKFFNPTTGERFCFLSNTDRKNDATIDLQGDGKYFVPAWSVSILDGCNKEVYNTAKVNSQTSMFVKEQNEKENAQLSWTWAPEPMKDTLQGNGKFAANLLLEQKRVTVDFSDYFWYMTKVDTSRTSSLQNVTLQVNTKGHVLHAFVNKRYIGSQWKSNGQSFVFEKPILLKSGTNTITLLSATVGLKNYDAFYDMVPTGIDGGPIYLIGDGNVTTDLSSNLWSYKVGLNGEMKQIYNPMFSERTNWIALNKKSIGRRMTWYKTSFKTPGGIDPVVLDMQGMGKGQAWVNGQSIGRFWPSFIAGNDSCNATCDYRGAYDPSKCVQNCGNPSQRWYHVPRSFLSSDKNTLILFEEIGGNPQQVSVQTITIGTICGNANEGSTLELSCQGGHVISEIQFASYGNPEGKCGSFKQGSWDVTNSALFVEKACIGMESCSIDVSAKSFGLGDVTNLSARLAVQALCAQN; encoded by the coding sequence ATGTTTAAGCTTCAATGGCTTGTTGCAATTACTCTAGCTTGCTTGACATTCTGCATAGCAGATAATGTTTCATATGATTCAAATGCGATAATTATAAATGGAGAACGACGTATTATCTTCTCGGGCTCAATTCATTATCCACGCAGCACTGAAGCAATGTGGCCTGATCTTATTCAGAAAGCTAAAGATGGTGGACTTGATGCAATTGAGACATACATTTTTTGGGATCGTCACGAGCCACaacgaagaaaatatgatttTTCTGGACGTTTAGATTTCATTAAATTCTTTCAGCTTGTCCAAGATGCTGGACTTTATGTTGTCATGAGGATTGGTCCTTACGTGTGTGCCGAGTGGAACTACGGAGGCTTTCCAGTGTGGTTGCACAATATGCCAGGAATCCAACTACGAACTAACAATCAAGTCTACAAGAATGAAATGCAAACTTTCACGACAAAGATAGTGAATATGTGTAAACAAGCCAATCTCTTTGCTTCACAAGGAGGGCCAATAATATTAGCTCAAATTGAGAATGAGTATGGAAATGTGATGACACCAGCTTATGGAGATGCAGGAAAAGCATACATCAATTGGTGTGCTCAAATGGCCGAATCTCTCAATATTGGCGTTCCATGGATCATGTGCCAACAAAGCGATGCCCCACAACCTATCATTAATACATGCAATGGATTCTACTGCGATAACTTTACTCCAAACAATCCTAAGAGCCCAAAAATGTTCACTGAAAATTGGGTGGGATGGTTCAAGAAATGGGGCGACAAAGACCCTTACAGAACTGCAGAAGATGTAGCATTTTCTGTGGCAAGATTTTTTCAATCTGGTGGCGTCTTCAATAATTATTACATGTATCATGGAGGCACCAACTTTGGGAGAACATCGGGAGGTCCATTCATCACTACATCTTACGATTACAACGCCCCACTTGATGAATATGGGAACTTGAATCAACCTAAATGGGGGCATCTCAAACAACTTCATGCATCAATCAAGTTAGGAGAGAAGATTCTCACTAATGGCACACGCTCAGACCAAAACTTTGGAAGCTCTGTAACTTTAACGAAATTCTTTAACCCAACAACAGGGGAGAGGTTTTGCTTTTTAAGCAACACAGATAGAAAAAATGATGCCACCATAGATCTACAAGGAGATGGAAAATATTTTGTACCAGCTTGGTCTGTGAGCATTCTTGATGGTTGCAACAAGGAGGTTTACAACACTGCAAAAGTAAATTCTCAGACATCTATGTTTGTGAAGGAGCAAAATGAGAAGGAAAATGCACAACTCTCGTGGACTTGGGCTCCAGAACCTATGAAAGACACACTACAAGGAAATGGTAAATTTGCGGCAAACCTTCTCTTGGAACAAAAGAGGGTCACAGTTGATTTTAGCGACTACTTCTGGTACATGACGAAGGTTGACACTAGCAGAACATCTTCACTTCAAAATGTGACTCTGCAAGTGAATACAAAGGGTCATGTGCTTCATGCTTTCGTTAATAAAAGATACATTGGGTCGCAATGGAAGAGTAATGGCCAGAGTTTTGTGTTTGAGAAACCCATTCTACTAAAATCGGGAACCAACACAATAACTCTTTTGAGTGCCACGGTTGGGTTGAAGAATTACGATGCATTTTATGATATGGTACCTACGGGAATCGATGGAGGTCCCATCTATCTAATTGGAGATGGAAATGTGACAACTGATTTGTCATCAAATTTGTGGTCTTATAAGGTTGGATTAAATGGAGAAATGAAGCAAATTTACAACCCGATGTTCTCAGAGAGAACAAATTGGATTgcattaaataaaaaatctattGGAAGGCGAATGACATGGTACAAGACTAGCTTTAAGACACCTGGTGGAATTGACCCAGTGGTCTTGGACATGCAAGGAATGGGAAAAGGCCAAGCTTGGGTAAATGGACAAAGCATAGGCCGATTTTGGCCATCTTTCATTGCCGGCAATGACAGTTGCAATGCAACATGTGACTATAGAGGTGCATACGACCCTAGCAAATGTGTGCAAAATTGTGGAAATCCTTCTCAAAGATGGTATCATGTTCCAAGATCATTTCTTTCGAGCGACAAAAACACATTGATTTTATTCGAAGAAATTGGTGGAAATCCACAACAAGTGTCAGTTCAAACAATAACAATTGGAACTATATGTGGAAATGCTAATGAAGGAAGCACCTTAGAGTTGTCTTGTCAGGGAGGACATGTCATCTCTGAAATCCAATTTGCAAGCTATGGAAATCCAGAAGGAAAATGTGGTTCGTTTAAGCAAGGTTCATGGGATGTGACAAACAGTGCTCTTTTTGTGGAGAAAGCTTGCATTGGCATGGAAAGTTGTTCAATTGATGTATCTGCAAAGTCATTTGGATTAGGCGATGTTACAAATTTATCTGCAAGATTGGCAGTCCAAGCACTATGTGCACAAAATTGA
- the LOC103483051 gene encoding MDIS1-interacting receptor like kinase 2-like, with protein MYIDVFLCSWQNLVIILVPTIASALLFSLVLFGVISWFRRDKDTKRSHPKRGPKPPFENPWDYDGKIVYDDIIEAAEHFNDKYCIGAGGSGKVYKVEMSTGDIFAVKKLNFWDSDMGMENLKSFKSEVATLTEIRHRNIVKLHGFCSRGEHTFLVYDFIERGCLWEVLRNEEDAKEVDWVKRVEIVKGVAEALCYLHHDCVPAIVHRDVTAKNVLLDVDFEAHVADFGTARFLKFDALHSTAVVGTHGYMAPELAYTNKATEKCDVYSFGVVSLEVLMGRHPGEALLSLQSSPQKGIEMKELLDPRLAYPRTGKVLSELSSLVSIAISCVQAEPQLRPTMYSVCHQMGLH; from the exons ATGTATATTGATGTGTTTCTTTGCTC ATGGCAGAATCTGGTGATTATTCTTGTTCCAACTATAGCAAGTGCATTACTATTCTCTCTAGTACTATTTGGGGTCATTTCATGGTTCCGACGAGATAAAGATACCAAACGATCACACCCAAAAAGGGGACCCAAACCACCATTTGAAAACCCGTGGGATTACGACGGGAAGATAGTATATGATGACATAATCGAAGCAGCGGAGCATTTCAATGACAAGTACTGCATCGGAGCAGGAGGGTCAGGAAAAGTTTACAAAGTCGAAATGTCGACTGGTGATATCTTTGCAGTGAAGAAGCTCAACTTTTGGGACAGTGATATGGGGATGGAGAACTTGAAGAGTTTCAAAAGTGAAGTAGCGACACTAACCGAGATCCGTCATCGAAACATAGTTAAGCTTCATGGATTTTGCTCGAGAGGCGAACACACGTTTTTGGTATACGATTTCATCGAAAGAGGGTGCTTATGGGAAGTTTTGAGAAATGAAGAGGACGCGAAAGAGGTTGATTGGGTGAAGAGAGTTGAGATAGTGAAGGGTGTGGCTGAGGCTTTGTGTTATTTGCATCACGACTGTGTTCCAGCGATCGTCCACCGTGACGTGACAGCGAAGAATGTCTTGCTGGATGTGGATTTTGAAGCTCACGTGGCGGATTTTGGGACTGCAAGGTTTTTGAAGTTTGATGCTTTGCATTCCACTGCTGTTGTTGGCACTCATGGCTACATGGCACCAG AGCTCGCATACACGAACAAGGCGACAGAAAAGTGTGACGTTTATAGCTTTGGAGTGGTGAGTTTGGAAGTATTGATGGGAAGACATCCAGGAGAAGCCCTTCTATCTCTACAAAGTTCCCCGCAAAAGGGTATTGAGATGAAAGAATTGTTGGATCCTCGGCTTGCATACCCTCGAACAGGAAAGGTTTTAAGTGAATTGAGTTCACTTGTGAGTATAGCGATATCTTGTGTGCAGGCTGAGCCTCAGTTACGCCCCACTATGTATTCTGTCTGCCATCAGATGGGATTGCATTGA